A window of the Methyloprofundus sp. genome harbors these coding sequences:
- a CDS encoding ribose-phosphate pyrophosphokinase, which translates to MLILAFSEYLAQAQRLATALNVQLEEVCQHQFPDGESLLRLPTALPEHVVICRSLNQPNDKLIELMLCAKTARELGAKRVTLVAPYLCYMRQDIANQPGEAVSQQIIGQMLADLFDDVMTVDPHLHRISTLDQAIPISNAISLSATDEIGRFLQTQLKHAVLLGPDAESEQWVQAIAEKIGFEFSVAEKVRLGDKHVTMALPDFDFQGKPVVIIDDMASTGRTLAKATGLLLAAGATQVYAAITHPLFCGDAEAHIMQAGVQKIWSTDSVSHATACIYLDKLLAQAIAEII; encoded by the coding sequence ATGTTGATCCTTGCGTTTTCTGAATACCTAGCCCAAGCCCAGCGGCTTGCTACGGCACTTAATGTGCAATTAGAAGAGGTTTGTCAGCACCAATTTCCTGATGGTGAAAGTTTGCTACGCTTACCTACAGCATTACCTGAGCATGTTGTTATCTGTCGCAGCCTTAACCAGCCGAATGATAAGCTGATTGAACTGATGCTTTGTGCAAAAACAGCGCGTGAATTAGGTGCTAAGCGTGTTACTTTGGTAGCACCTTACTTATGTTATATGCGTCAAGATATTGCCAATCAACCTGGTGAAGCAGTCAGCCAACAAATTATTGGCCAAATGTTGGCTGATTTATTTGATGATGTGATGACGGTTGACCCGCATTTACACCGGATTTCTACATTAGATCAAGCTATTCCTATAAGCAATGCGATTAGTTTGAGTGCGACTGATGAGATAGGTCGTTTTTTGCAAACTCAGCTTAAACATGCCGTTTTACTAGGGCCAGATGCAGAATCTGAGCAATGGGTGCAAGCCATCGCTGAGAAAATTGGCTTTGAGTTTTCGGTGGCAGAAAAGGTACGCTTAGGTGATAAGCATGTCACGATGGCATTACCTGATTTTGATTTTCAGGGTAAGCCGGTGGTTATTATTGATGATATGGCCAGTACAGGGAGAACTTTAGCTAAAGCGACTGGCTTGCTATTAGCGGCAGGGGCTACGCAGGTTTATGCTGCCATTACTCACCCGTTATTTTGTGGTGATGCGGAGGCACATATTATGCAGGCTGGGGTGCAGAAAATATGGAGTACCGATAGCGTGAGCCATGCTACCGCTTGTATTTATTTAGATAAATTACTAGCCCAAGCTATTGCAGAAATTATTTAA